One window of Solwaraspora sp. WMMA2056 genomic DNA carries:
- a CDS encoding polysaccharide deacetylase family protein yields the protein MTASGAPTVTALPVLMYHSISVIDSGPLRSLAVGPTRFAEQLAALADAGYRMVGLSAALDQLDADAAADRDRDRDPPGPPLVALTFDDGYADFLTRALPLLDAAGASATLYPSVGHLGESADWLGRWAADFGPLLDWAQLTEVADSGRVEIGSHGWWHHPLDVLPPQRAAAEITMARDRLEQHIGRPVRSFCYPHGYHDWRVRAAVRRAGHDNACEVGRRRYRRGDRRLAVPRLLPTDDHDAAALLDLVRTGGPRMVPQAKRLAQPAWRLTRRVARRAGRQLT from the coding sequence ATGACGGCCTCCGGCGCGCCGACGGTCACCGCCCTGCCGGTGCTGATGTACCACTCGATCTCGGTGATCGACTCCGGCCCGCTGCGGTCGCTCGCCGTCGGCCCGACCCGGTTCGCCGAACAGCTCGCCGCGCTCGCCGACGCCGGGTACCGGATGGTCGGCCTCAGCGCCGCGCTCGATCAGCTCGACGCCGACGCCGCCGCGGACCGCGACCGCGACCGCGACCCGCCGGGTCCGCCGCTGGTCGCCCTCACCTTCGACGACGGGTACGCCGACTTTCTCACCCGCGCGTTGCCGTTGCTCGACGCCGCCGGCGCCAGCGCCACGCTGTACCCGTCGGTGGGGCACCTGGGGGAGTCCGCCGACTGGCTGGGACGGTGGGCCGCCGACTTCGGGCCACTGTTGGACTGGGCGCAACTGACCGAGGTGGCCGATTCCGGGCGGGTGGAGATCGGCTCGCACGGGTGGTGGCACCACCCGCTCGACGTACTGCCCCCGCAGCGGGCCGCCGCCGAGATCACCATGGCCAGGGACCGGCTCGAACAGCACATCGGCCGGCCGGTCCGGTCGTTCTGCTACCCGCACGGCTACCACGACTGGCGGGTCCGGGCAGCGGTCCGCCGCGCGGGGCACGACAACGCCTGCGAGGTCGGCCGACGCCGTTACCGGCGCGGCGACCGGCGGCTCGCCGTACCCCGGTTGCTGCCCACCGACGACCATGACGCCGCCGCGTTGCTCGACCTGGTCCGCACCGGCGGTCCCCGGATGGTGCCGCAGGCCAAGCGGCTGGCGCAGCCGGCGTGGCGGCTCACCCGACGGGTCGCCCGGCGGGCCGGCCGGCAGTTGACGTGA
- a CDS encoding endo-1,4-beta-xylanase, protein MKATRVFAASALSVAMMATIGAGAAALAHPGRPGAGPPTGGTPVGKQTLRDLAKWNKLQVGAAVDMTALAEDDTYRDTIAAQFSSVTAENVMKWETLEPVRGERDYGPADELVDFAARNKQVVRGHVLVWHNQNPAWLTEGVESGEIGPTELRQILRDHITDTVRHFKGRIHQWDVANEIFDDNADLRDTIWLRELGPSYIADAFRWAHRADPAAKLFLNDYNVEGISAKSTAYYDLVRELRRQKVPVHGMGIQGHLGAQYGFWPATAVAENLRRFEALGLETAVTEADVRMPMPTDVFKLQAQAQGFNTLLQGCLLATRCHSFTFWGVTDKYSWVPDWFEGEGAANIYDEQYQPKPAYDAVRATLAMAVPPGR, encoded by the coding sequence ATGAAGGCGACCCGTGTATTCGCCGCCAGTGCACTCTCCGTGGCGATGATGGCCACGATCGGTGCTGGTGCCGCTGCTCTCGCCCACCCTGGTCGGCCCGGCGCCGGCCCGCCGACCGGCGGTACGCCTGTCGGCAAGCAGACCCTGCGTGACCTGGCGAAATGGAACAAGCTGCAGGTCGGTGCGGCGGTCGACATGACCGCGCTCGCCGAGGACGACACCTACCGCGACACGATCGCCGCCCAGTTCTCCAGTGTCACCGCCGAGAACGTCATGAAGTGGGAGACCCTGGAGCCGGTCCGCGGCGAGCGCGACTACGGACCCGCCGACGAACTGGTCGACTTCGCCGCCCGCAACAAGCAGGTGGTCCGCGGCCACGTCCTGGTCTGGCACAACCAGAACCCGGCCTGGCTCACCGAGGGCGTCGAGTCGGGTGAGATCGGCCCGACCGAACTGCGGCAGATCCTGCGTGACCACATCACCGACACCGTCCGCCACTTCAAGGGCCGTATCCACCAGTGGGACGTGGCCAACGAGATCTTCGACGACAACGCCGACCTGCGCGACACCATCTGGCTGCGCGAACTGGGCCCGTCGTACATCGCCGACGCGTTCCGTTGGGCGCACCGGGCCGACCCGGCCGCCAAGCTGTTCCTCAACGACTACAACGTGGAGGGGATCAGCGCCAAGAGCACCGCCTACTACGACCTGGTCCGCGAGCTGCGTCGGCAGAAGGTTCCGGTGCACGGCATGGGGATCCAGGGCCACCTCGGCGCCCAGTACGGCTTCTGGCCGGCGACCGCCGTCGCCGAGAACCTGCGCCGTTTCGAGGCGCTCGGGTTGGAGACCGCCGTCACCGAGGCCGACGTGCGGATGCCGATGCCGACCGACGTGTTCAAGTTGCAGGCCCAGGCGCAGGGCTTCAACACCCTGCTGCAGGGCTGCCTGCTGGCCACCCGGTGCCACTCGTTCACCTTCTGGGGCGTCACCGACAAGTACTCCTGGGTGCCCGACTGGTTCGAAGGCGAAGGCGCGGCCAACATCTACGACGAGCAGTACCAGCCGAAACCGGCGTACGACGCGGTACGCGCGACGTTGGCGATGGCGGTCCCGCCCGGCCGGTGA
- a CDS encoding cold shock domain-containing protein — protein MGVGRVVRFDEGRGYGFIAPDDGGDDVFVHAGELTQRGIRVATGTRVSFKVIDGGRGPKAYDVEIVEDGGSVTPTVARTSASSAEGGDDELCEIFSEPEYLQRITELLLSDAPYLTGGQIVELRAHLLRFSRKCGWVD, from the coding sequence ATGGGTGTCGGCAGGGTGGTGCGGTTCGACGAAGGCCGGGGCTACGGTTTCATCGCTCCGGACGACGGCGGAGACGACGTCTTCGTGCACGCTGGTGAGTTGACCCAGCGGGGCATCCGGGTCGCGACCGGCACCCGGGTGTCGTTCAAGGTGATCGACGGTGGTCGGGGTCCGAAGGCGTACGACGTGGAGATCGTCGAGGACGGCGGGTCGGTGACGCCGACCGTGGCCCGGACATCGGCGTCGTCCGCCGAGGGCGGCGACGACGAGCTGTGCGAGATCTTTTCGGAGCCGGAGTACCTGCAGCGGATCACCGAGCTGTTGCTGTCGGATGCTCCGTACCTGACCGGCGGGCAGATCGTCGAGCTGCGGGCCCATCTGCTGCGGTTCTCCCGCAAGTGCGGCTGGGTCGACTGA
- a CDS encoding CotH kinase family protein yields the protein MPSGTFQNEISVALSTTVAGAQIRYTTNGQLPTVQSSLYSGTPLRFTRTTQLRAQAFAGGAAAGAPGTAMYVARTVTISHDLPVVVIDSYGAGRPDREYFDSALMIFDPAGGTTSLTGTPTVAIRAGFRLRGQSSSTFEKTSYRVEFWDNDDDADYPVLGMPAQSDWVLRGPFPDKSLIREALVYDLGRETGIHAQRYRFVEFYRNTDATPVGNDDYMGVYMLVETIKNAKERLDLKQLDEDDRTLPKITGGYIWKFEWMAAEEPILPCTGPTNTCWNYLEVADPDPLQPEQRDWLRNHIQEFHNVLRAPNFADPVTGYRAYIDVPSFVDQMILNELSREMDAYIRSAYFYKDRDTPIFAGPLWDYDLTFGVGGYFQNDQTAGWQYQQIRQPVANDWFNQLMRDPAFVNDVRLRWQSLRRGLLSDASLQARIDSLAAPLTNGAQRNFQRWPNLSTRMIGPFITPTSPTWQGQIQYLRDWMLRRAAWLDTTSGWGGPPTTPPPTTPPPTTPPPTTPPPTTAPPTTPPPGNTGCTATYAVTSQWPGGFQGEVRVTAGAAAISGWTVTWTFANGQTVSQAWNATVTSQGSSVTARNVSYNGALAAGANTSFGFLASFTGTNSTPTPRCTPT from the coding sequence GTGCCCAGCGGCACCTTCCAGAACGAGATCTCCGTCGCGCTGAGCACCACGGTCGCCGGTGCGCAGATCCGCTACACCACCAACGGTCAACTGCCGACCGTACAGTCCAGCCTCTACTCCGGTACGCCGTTGCGGTTCACCCGTACCACCCAGCTGCGTGCCCAGGCGTTCGCGGGCGGCGCGGCCGCCGGAGCGCCGGGCACCGCCATGTACGTCGCCCGGACTGTCACCATCAGCCATGACCTGCCGGTGGTCGTGATCGATTCGTACGGTGCCGGCCGGCCCGACCGGGAGTACTTCGACTCCGCTCTGATGATCTTCGACCCGGCCGGCGGAACCACCTCGTTGACCGGCACCCCGACGGTCGCCATCCGGGCCGGGTTCCGGCTGCGCGGGCAGTCGTCCTCGACGTTCGAGAAGACCTCGTACCGGGTCGAGTTCTGGGACAACGACGACGATGCCGACTACCCGGTGCTCGGCATGCCCGCCCAGTCGGACTGGGTGCTGCGCGGACCGTTCCCCGACAAGTCGCTGATCCGTGAGGCGCTCGTCTACGACCTCGGTCGGGAGACGGGGATCCACGCCCAGCGCTACCGGTTCGTCGAGTTCTATCGCAACACCGACGCGACCCCGGTCGGCAACGACGACTACATGGGCGTCTACATGCTCGTCGAGACGATCAAGAACGCGAAGGAGCGGCTCGATCTGAAGCAGTTGGACGAGGACGACCGGACGCTGCCGAAGATCACCGGCGGCTACATCTGGAAGTTCGAGTGGATGGCCGCCGAGGAACCGATCCTGCCCTGCACCGGGCCGACCAACACCTGCTGGAACTACCTTGAGGTCGCCGATCCGGATCCGCTGCAGCCGGAACAGCGCGACTGGCTGCGCAACCATATCCAGGAGTTCCACAACGTCCTGCGAGCGCCGAACTTCGCCGATCCGGTCACCGGCTACCGGGCGTACATCGACGTTCCGTCGTTCGTCGACCAGATGATCCTCAACGAGCTGAGTCGGGAGATGGACGCCTACATCCGCAGCGCCTATTTCTACAAGGACCGGGACACGCCGATCTTTGCCGGACCGCTGTGGGACTACGACCTGACATTCGGTGTCGGCGGCTACTTCCAGAACGACCAGACTGCCGGCTGGCAGTACCAGCAGATCCGTCAGCCGGTGGCGAACGACTGGTTCAACCAGTTGATGCGCGACCCCGCCTTCGTCAACGACGTCCGGCTGCGCTGGCAGTCACTGCGCCGCGGACTGCTGTCGGACGCCTCGCTGCAGGCCCGGATCGACTCCCTCGCCGCACCGCTGACGAACGGGGCGCAACGCAACTTCCAGCGGTGGCCGAACCTATCCACCCGGATGATCGGCCCTTTCATCACGCCGACCTCGCCGACCTGGCAGGGTCAGATCCAGTACCTGCGGGACTGGATGCTGCGCCGCGCCGCCTGGCTCGACACCACCTCCGGCTGGGGCGGCCCGCCGACCACACCGCCGCCGACCACGCCGCCGCCGACCACACCGCCACCGACCACGCCGCCACCGACCACGGCGCCGCCGACGACACCGCCGCCGGGCAACACCGGCTGTACGGCGACCTACGCGGTGACCAGCCAGTGGCCGGGCGGTTTCCAGGGTGAGGTACGGGTCACCGCCGGCGCGGCGGCGATCAGCGGCTGGACGGTGACCTGGACGTTCGCCAACGGGCAGACGGTCAGCCAGGCGTGGAACGCGACGGTCACCAGTCAGGGATCGTCGGTGACCGCCCGCAACGTGTCCTACAACGGCGCTCTCGCCGCCGGTGCGAACACCAGCTTCGGCTTCCTGGCCTCGTTCACCGGCACCAACAGCACGCCCACCCCGCGGTGCACACCGACCTGA
- a CDS encoding polyphosphate polymerase domain-containing protein, translated as MTNLAIVAVLGELTPIGLPELVECAALQARVDRMYVVPLATLPALLSQLDADTRVLDIDGDRSFRYESVYFDTPRLASYHCAAYRRRRRFKVRTRTYLDSDDCWLEVKINGARDSITKHRLPYRSSDRGSVQPGRAFVDEVLTRETITAEGDLTPTLVTTYRRSTLLLPATVSRVTIDTELRWQCGPTSLALPGVAVVETKSSAAAAAVDRLLWHRGIRPIRISKYATGLAALRPDLPDGPWRRTLRRHFCDTAAASDRPSGPSPHPVPTLVRRIEQEASCV; from the coding sequence ATGACCAACCTGGCGATCGTCGCCGTGCTCGGCGAACTGACCCCGATCGGCCTGCCCGAACTCGTCGAGTGCGCCGCCCTGCAGGCCAGAGTGGACCGCATGTACGTCGTCCCGCTGGCCACCCTGCCGGCGCTGCTGAGCCAGCTGGACGCCGACACCAGGGTGCTGGACATCGACGGTGACCGGTCGTTCCGCTACGAGTCGGTCTACTTCGACACCCCGAGGCTGGCCAGCTACCACTGTGCCGCGTACCGGCGCCGGCGGCGCTTCAAGGTGCGCACCCGGACCTACCTGGACTCCGACGACTGCTGGCTGGAAGTCAAGATCAACGGTGCCCGGGACAGCATCACCAAGCACCGGCTGCCGTACCGGTCGTCGGACCGTGGCTCGGTCCAACCCGGTCGCGCCTTCGTCGACGAGGTGCTCACCCGCGAGACGATCACCGCCGAGGGCGACCTCACCCCGACCCTGGTCACCACCTACCGGCGCAGCACGCTGCTGCTGCCGGCCACCGTCAGCCGGGTCACCATCGACACCGAGCTGCGCTGGCAGTGCGGGCCGACCAGCCTGGCGCTGCCCGGGGTCGCCGTCGTGGAGACCAAGTCGAGCGCGGCGGCCGCCGCCGTGGACCGGCTGCTGTGGCACCGGGGCATCCGCCCGATCCGCATCTCCAAGTACGCCACCGGCCTCGCCGCGCTGCGGCCGGACCTGCCGGACGGCCCGTGGCGGCGCACCCTGCGCCGGCACTTCTGCGACACCGCTGCGGCGTCCGACCGGCCGTCGGGTCCGTCGCCGCACCCGGTGCCGACCCTGGTACGTCGAATCGAACAGGAGGCATCGTGCGTCTGA
- a CDS encoding DUF4956 domain-containing protein — MTQLVLFAIDIGAVALLVFGLYFPRHRRRDLVVAYLGVNVGVLAVASALSASNVGAGLGLGLALFGVLSIIRLRSTELDQHEVAYYFSALALGILGALSTTSIWLSAGLMALIVTVMFLGDHPRLLRHYRHQIMVLDSAVTDQVALVAHLEQLLGARVHAATIQRLDLVNETTIVDVRYSLAGRRTAPTATGSPAPAGATR, encoded by the coding sequence ATGACGCAGCTCGTCCTGTTCGCGATCGACATCGGCGCGGTGGCGCTGCTCGTCTTCGGGCTGTACTTCCCGCGCCACCGTCGACGGGACCTCGTCGTGGCCTACCTCGGCGTCAACGTCGGCGTACTCGCCGTCGCCAGCGCCCTGAGCGCCAGCAACGTCGGTGCCGGACTCGGCCTGGGGCTGGCGCTGTTCGGCGTACTGTCGATCATCCGGCTGCGCTCGACGGAGCTGGACCAGCACGAGGTGGCCTACTACTTCTCCGCCCTGGCGCTGGGCATCCTCGGCGCGCTGAGCACCACCTCGATCTGGCTCAGCGCCGGCCTGATGGCGCTCATCGTCACCGTCATGTTCCTCGGCGACCATCCCCGGCTGCTCAGGCACTACCGGCACCAGATCATGGTGCTCGACTCGGCCGTCACCGATCAGGTGGCCCTCGTCGCCCATCTGGAGCAACTGCTCGGCGCCCGGGTGCACGCCGCCACGATCCAGCGGCTCGACCTGGTCAACGAGACCACGATCGTGGACGTGCGGTACTCGCTCGCCGGCCGGCGGACCGCGCCGACCGCGACCGGCAGCCCGGCACCGGCGGGAGCGACCCGATGA
- a CDS encoding CHAT domain-containing protein: MNTIGARRQWGGSRRWRVRWRKVGIPDGKLWHPPTTYPGLVLRAGLLAGALVVVLELTIGPLSIGSAVIAFGMSFLGWLLTLRRIPPHAADRAKSAAEADRRGMIELVAFSATGRALRADLAVRLFRHALAVVPSDDPARAQYRAHLADAPAMRFERTGDPDDLDASIEWDRLAIEAAPADSVEQAMLLADVAGCLTNLALALLSRFEATEGQGGVVRAGRPADLDEALAIATEAVAGTPAADPDRAGYLSNLAGVLQVKARYADDPADLDRAIELVTEAVAATAAERSVRAAILDNLGMAVARRLERFGDDDGDDDEGPVRRRTVVASHRAAAHTRAAPTGVRVKAAWHWGTAAFAGGDHTEALAAFSTAVELLPQVAWHGLADDTRRRQLALWSGLASDAACAAIACGQPRRSVELLDQGRSLLWSQALRLRDDLDRLAAVDPGLHHELSQVRAGLSRPLGPGAGPLAERSTTDGRRRLATRWDDLLAQVRTLPGFEMLFAPLPYDELRSAAADGPVAVVNVSRFGCEALLVVADGDPTVVPLPTLTFDGVVEQAELLLGAVARGGGDDRRPLPQWEADRHVMLDVLQWLWEQVVEPVLTALGHTGAVPGEEPTARLWWCPTGPLALLPLHAAGRHSRTNARPTPAADLVAGRVVSSYTPTVVALLRAREQVPAARPPTWLLAVGLTRTPGRADLPAVRTELADLARLLPPPASDRWTGDQVTRARLLAALARYPVVHLACHAVRDRTDPARSALQLWDGPLTVAELAGAASAVGGELAYLSACETASGDHLLADEALHLAGVFSLVGYRDVVATGWAVQDGSAAWVAGAFYSAWLAQLPVGVALHRAVEALRVSYPADPLRWAPYLHTGGS; encoded by the coding sequence GTGAATACGATAGGTGCCCGCCGCCAATGGGGCGGCTCCCGCCGCTGGCGTGTCCGCTGGAGGAAAGTCGGCATCCCCGATGGCAAGCTCTGGCACCCGCCGACCACCTATCCGGGTCTGGTGTTGCGGGCCGGGCTGCTGGCCGGGGCGCTCGTCGTCGTCCTCGAACTCACCATCGGTCCACTGTCGATCGGTTCCGCCGTGATCGCCTTCGGCATGTCCTTTCTCGGCTGGCTGCTCACCCTCCGCCGGATTCCACCGCATGCGGCGGACCGGGCGAAATCGGCGGCCGAGGCGGACCGACGCGGCATGATCGAGCTGGTGGCGTTCTCCGCGACGGGCCGGGCGTTGCGCGCAGACCTTGCCGTACGGCTATTCCGACACGCGTTGGCCGTCGTCCCGTCCGACGATCCGGCACGAGCGCAGTACCGTGCGCACCTGGCCGACGCGCCGGCGATGCGGTTCGAGCGGACCGGCGACCCCGACGATCTCGACGCCTCGATCGAGTGGGATCGGTTGGCGATCGAGGCGGCACCGGCCGACTCGGTCGAGCAGGCGATGCTGTTGGCGGACGTGGCCGGATGTCTGACGAACCTGGCCCTGGCGCTCCTCAGCCGGTTCGAGGCGACCGAAGGTCAGGGCGGTGTCGTGCGCGCTGGTCGGCCGGCCGATCTCGACGAGGCGCTGGCGATCGCGACCGAGGCCGTGGCGGGCACCCCGGCAGCCGATCCGGACCGGGCCGGCTACCTGTCCAACCTCGCCGGGGTGCTGCAGGTCAAGGCCCGGTACGCCGACGATCCGGCCGACCTGGACCGGGCGATCGAGCTGGTCACCGAGGCGGTGGCGGCCACTGCGGCGGAGCGTTCCGTCCGGGCCGCGATCCTGGACAACCTGGGGATGGCCGTCGCGCGGCGGCTGGAGCGCTTCGGCGACGATGACGGCGACGATGACGAGGGGCCGGTGCGGCGACGTACCGTCGTGGCGAGTCACCGGGCCGCCGCGCACACCCGCGCGGCGCCGACCGGCGTACGGGTGAAGGCCGCCTGGCACTGGGGGACGGCGGCGTTCGCCGGCGGCGACCACACCGAGGCACTCGCCGCCTTCTCGACCGCCGTCGAGCTGTTGCCGCAGGTCGCCTGGCACGGTCTGGCCGACGACACCCGGCGGCGGCAGCTGGCGTTGTGGTCCGGCCTGGCCAGCGACGCGGCCTGCGCCGCGATCGCCTGCGGGCAGCCTCGCCGGTCCGTCGAGCTGCTCGACCAGGGTCGGTCGCTGCTGTGGAGCCAGGCGCTGCGGCTGCGCGACGACCTCGACCGGCTCGCCGCGGTCGACCCAGGGTTGCATCACGAGCTGTCCCAGGTGCGCGCCGGGCTGAGCCGACCGCTGGGTCCGGGTGCTGGCCCGCTCGCCGAGAGGTCGACCACCGACGGTCGCCGTCGCCTCGCCACCCGGTGGGACGACCTGCTCGCCCAGGTCCGCACGCTGCCCGGCTTCGAGATGCTGTTCGCCCCGCTGCCGTACGACGAGTTGCGGTCGGCGGCCGCCGACGGCCCGGTGGCGGTCGTCAACGTCAGCCGGTTCGGCTGTGAGGCGCTGCTGGTCGTCGCCGACGGCGACCCGACGGTGGTGCCGCTGCCGACGCTGACCTTCGACGGCGTGGTCGAGCAGGCGGAGCTTCTGTTGGGGGCGGTGGCGCGCGGGGGTGGCGACGACCGGCGACCGTTGCCGCAGTGGGAGGCGGACCGGCACGTGATGCTCGACGTCCTGCAGTGGTTGTGGGAGCAGGTCGTCGAGCCGGTACTGACCGCGCTCGGGCACACCGGGGCGGTCCCCGGTGAGGAGCCGACGGCTCGGCTGTGGTGGTGTCCGACCGGGCCGTTGGCGCTGCTGCCGTTGCATGCCGCCGGCCGGCACTCGCGGACCAACGCCCGACCGACCCCAGCGGCGGACCTGGTCGCCGGACGGGTGGTCAGCTCGTACACCCCGACGGTCGTCGCGCTGCTGCGCGCGCGGGAGCAGGTACCAGCAGCCCGGCCGCCGACCTGGTTGCTCGCCGTCGGTCTGACCCGCACCCCGGGGCGGGCCGACCTGCCAGCGGTACGCACGGAGCTGGCGGACCTGGCCCGGTTGCTGCCGCCACCCGCGTCGGACCGGTGGACCGGTGACCAGGTGACCCGGGCGCGCCTGCTGGCCGCGCTGGCCCGCTACCCGGTCGTGCACCTGGCCTGTCACGCCGTGCGGGACCGCACGGATCCGGCCCGGAGCGCGTTGCAGCTGTGGGACGGTCCGTTGACCGTGGCGGAGCTGGCCGGGGCGGCGTCGGCAGTCGGCGGCGAGTTGGCGTACCTGTCGGCCTGCGAGACGGCGAGCGGCGACCACCTGCTCGCCGACGAGGCGCTGCACCTGGCCGGTGTCTTCTCGCTGGTCGGGTACCGGGACGTGGTGGCGACCGGGTGGGCGGTCCAGGACGGGTCAGCGGCGTGGGTCGCCGGGGCGTTCTACTCGGCCTGGCTGGCGCAGCTGCCGGTCGGGGTCGCGCTGCACCGGGCGGTCGAGGCGCTGCGGGTGAGCTACCCGGCTGATCCGCTGCGCTGGGCGCCGTATCTGCACACCGGCGGTTCCTGA
- a CDS encoding AAA family ATPase codes for MTAPVIAFFNNKGGVGKTSLVYHLAWMMAGKGLRVVAADLDPQANLTANFLDEEQLVELWPAGKALTERGHTVYGSLSPLIRGLGDIADPSLVAVDDRLHLLPGDLTLSKFEDELSNQWPDCLDGKERAFRVISAFWRLLDRASRRTEADVVLVDVGPNLGAINRAALISADHVVIPLAPDLFSVQGLQNLGPALRNWRAEWRARLPRNPDAELKLPAGQMTPAGYVVLGHGVRLGQPVQAYQRWMARIPEVYRTSVLDISEPAPSVDGDPYCLAQLKHYRSLMPLSYEAHKPVFALKPADGAFGGHQAAVRAAANDFAALAERILTEVGGPYGTPKGAAA; via the coding sequence ATGACCGCACCGGTGATTGCCTTTTTCAACAACAAGGGTGGCGTCGGTAAGACGTCGCTGGTCTACCACCTGGCGTGGATGATGGCGGGAAAGGGCTTGCGGGTGGTCGCCGCCGACTTGGACCCGCAGGCGAACCTGACGGCCAACTTCCTGGACGAGGAACAGTTGGTCGAGCTGTGGCCCGCCGGCAAGGCACTCACCGAACGCGGCCATACCGTGTACGGCAGCCTTTCTCCGCTGATTCGTGGCCTGGGTGACATCGCTGATCCGTCCCTCGTAGCCGTCGATGACCGGCTGCACCTGCTCCCCGGCGATCTGACCTTGTCCAAGTTCGAGGACGAGCTGTCCAACCAGTGGCCGGACTGCCTGGACGGCAAGGAGCGGGCCTTTCGGGTCATCTCCGCCTTCTGGCGGCTGCTCGATCGGGCCAGCCGACGGACCGAAGCCGATGTGGTGCTCGTCGACGTCGGCCCCAACCTTGGTGCGATCAACCGAGCTGCGTTGATCTCGGCCGATCATGTCGTGATCCCGTTGGCACCCGACCTGTTCAGCGTGCAGGGCCTGCAGAACCTCGGCCCGGCACTGCGGAACTGGCGCGCCGAATGGCGGGCACGTCTCCCGCGCAACCCGGATGCCGAACTGAAGTTGCCAGCTGGTCAGATGACCCCGGCCGGCTACGTAGTGCTGGGCCACGGCGTACGGCTCGGCCAGCCGGTTCAGGCTTATCAGCGGTGGATGGCCCGGATCCCAGAGGTGTACCGGACATCCGTTCTCGACATAAGCGAACCTGCCCCCTCGGTGGACGGGGATCCGTACTGTCTTGCCCAGCTCAAGCACTATCGCAGTCTGATGCCGTTGTCGTACGAGGCTCACAAACCGGTTTTCGCGCTTAAACCAGCCGATGGCGCATTCGGTGGGCATCAAGCGGCAGTCAGAGCCGCGGCTAACGATTTCGCGGCGCTGGCCGAACGCATCCTCACTGAAGTCGGCGGACCGTACGGAACACCCAAAGGAGCCGCCGCATGA
- a CDS encoding ATP-binding protein, whose protein sequence is MARSTDELLRLLADLESDQVERKESLRTAETKDRACQAICAFANDLPDHRGSGVLFIGATDAGRPAGLSVTDRLLQELADLRGQGRILPPPIMSVRRLEVDGQAVAVVEVEPSPSPPVRFNGQVWIRVGPRRAIATADEERRLAERKRAADLPFDSRPAVGAALDDLDLTLFEREYLPSVLPQDVLAANGRTIEQRLASLRLATVEGVPTNAGLLILGVEPTRLLPGAYIQFLRVQGGDLSAPISSERRLSGALPDLLRELDELIKLNIHISVQIGETLRDARRADYPLAALQQLTRNAVLHRNYEGTNSPVRITWYDDRVEVYSPGGPYGAVTVENFGRPGVTDYRNPILAEAAAGLGYVQKFGAGLEIARRTLSDNGNPRPEFTPDPSYVGVIIREAR, encoded by the coding sequence ATGGCGCGAAGCACGGACGAACTTTTGCGGCTGCTCGCCGATCTGGAGAGCGACCAGGTCGAGCGTAAGGAGTCGCTGAGGACGGCCGAAACCAAGGACCGGGCCTGCCAGGCCATCTGTGCGTTCGCCAACGATCTGCCCGACCACCGTGGTTCCGGTGTGCTTTTCATCGGCGCGACCGATGCCGGCCGGCCCGCCGGGTTGAGCGTCACCGACCGGCTGCTGCAGGAGCTCGCAGACCTGCGGGGACAGGGCCGAATCCTGCCACCACCGATCATGAGCGTTCGGAGGCTGGAGGTCGACGGTCAGGCGGTGGCCGTGGTCGAGGTGGAACCTAGCCCCAGCCCGCCGGTGCGGTTCAATGGCCAGGTGTGGATCAGGGTGGGACCGCGTCGGGCGATCGCCACCGCGGACGAGGAGCGCCGGCTTGCCGAGCGTAAGCGCGCTGCCGACCTGCCATTCGATAGTCGCCCCGCAGTCGGTGCCGCCCTGGATGACCTTGATCTGACGCTATTCGAGCGCGAATACCTGCCAAGCGTCCTGCCGCAGGACGTGCTTGCGGCCAATGGCCGGACCATCGAGCAGCGGCTGGCGTCACTGCGGCTGGCGACTGTAGAGGGCGTGCCAACCAACGCCGGTCTGCTGATCCTTGGCGTGGAGCCGACCCGTCTTTTACCGGGGGCGTACATCCAGTTCCTCCGAGTGCAGGGCGGCGACCTGAGCGCTCCGATCAGCAGCGAACGCCGGCTCAGCGGCGCACTGCCGGACCTGCTGCGCGAACTCGACGAGCTGATCAAGTTGAACATTCATATATCTGTGCAGATCGGCGAGACCCTGCGCGATGCCCGCCGGGCGGACTACCCCTTGGCGGCGTTGCAGCAGCTCACCCGAAATGCGGTGCTGCACCGCAACTACGAGGGCACCAATTCGCCGGTGCGGATCACCTGGTACGACGACCGGGTCGAGGTCTACTCGCCGGGCGGCCCCTATGGCGCTGTCACCGTGGAGAACTTCGGCCGGCCGGGCGTCACTGACTACCGTAATCCCATCCTCGCCGAAGCGGCGGCCGGCCTCGGGTACGTACAGAAGTTCGGAGCGGGCCTGGAGATCGCCCGGCGCACACTGTCGGACAACGGAAACCCCCGACCTGAGTTCACCCCGGACCCCTCGTACGTTGGCGTCATCATCAGGGAGGCGCGATGA
- a CDS encoding helix-turn-helix domain-containing protein — protein MGELRLMASQEVQEMLGVSRTRAYQITNSKSFPDPVVVLSVGRIWRTEDVERWIKQHRPELHDTE, from the coding sequence ATGGGAGAGCTTCGTCTGATGGCGAGCCAGGAGGTGCAGGAGATGCTCGGCGTCTCGCGTACCCGCGCCTACCAGATCACCAACTCGAAGTCGTTCCCGGACCCGGTGGTGGTGCTGTCAGTGGGCCGGATCTGGCGCACCGAGGACGTCGAGCGGTGGATCAAGCAGCACCGACCAGAGTTGCATGACACCGAGTGA